In bacterium, the sequence GCTCGGCCTGGTGGGCCCGCAGGAAGTCGATGATGCGCCAGTGGTCGGGGCCGAGTGCGGCGATGCCGTCGGCCGCAGCGAGGGCCGCGGCCAGCTCGCGGTTCCAGGACGCGAAGTCGATGAGGTAGCCCTTCTCGTCGAGGGCGTAGCTGGTGTCGCCAACGGTGATGTCGGGCATGGAGTCTCCGGATCGCAGCGGGAAAGGGCTGCTCCGGATGATAAGCCAGCCGCGCCTACTTCACCAGACCGAGCTTGAGCACGGCCGGTCCGTCCGGACCCTCGAGCCGCACCAGGTAGGTGCCGGCGGGCACGGCGCGCCCGTGCGCGTCGCGGCCGGACCACTCGAGGCGGTGCTCGCCGCGGTCGAGGGGACCGTCGTGCAGCACGGCCACCTCGGCGCCGCGCAGGTCGTGCACCGTGACGCGGGCCGGGCCCGGGTGGGCCAGGGCGAAGCGGATCCGGGTCGACGGGTTGAAGGGGTTCGGCCAGGCGTGC encodes:
- a CDS encoding TusE/DsrC/DsvC family sulfur relay protein, whose translation is MPDITVGDTSYALDEKGYLIDFASWNRELAAALAAADGIAALGPDHWRIIDFLRAHQAERGVAPMIRVLCRETGCSLQQIYDLFPKGPAKGACRVAGLPRPDSCV